A genomic region of Gemmata massiliana contains the following coding sequences:
- a CDS encoding alpha/beta fold hydrolase encodes MGAPRARIVVVHGIRSHGGWYTRSCQALANAGFDVYFLDRRGSGLNTAHRGDSPSFRRLIDDVVEFVQHLRASHGWLPVFVCGISWGGKLAVGLPYRKPGLVDGLILLCPGLVPKVAPAMPQRARIAVARVFRPWKFFPIPLNEPDLFTASSEWRHYIDTEPHGLRLATARFLFSSFSLDIYLKRAAKCVTVPALLALAEHDRIIDNAQTANFVAQFPGPTETVTYPGAHHTLEFEREDHPWLADVVRWVEKQL; translated from the coding sequence GTGGGCGCGCCGCGTGCGCGGATCGTGGTCGTTCACGGTATTCGTAGTCACGGTGGGTGGTACACGCGGTCGTGTCAGGCGCTTGCGAACGCTGGGTTCGATGTCTACTTTTTGGACCGGCGCGGGTCCGGACTGAATACGGCTCATCGCGGGGATTCGCCGAGCTTCCGGCGGTTGATTGACGACGTGGTGGAGTTCGTGCAGCACCTCCGTGCGTCCCACGGGTGGTTGCCGGTGTTTGTGTGTGGCATTTCGTGGGGCGGGAAACTGGCGGTCGGGCTGCCGTACCGCAAGCCGGGCCTCGTTGATGGGCTGATTTTGCTGTGTCCCGGATTGGTGCCGAAGGTCGCGCCGGCGATGCCGCAGCGGGCACGGATCGCGGTCGCGCGCGTGTTCCGTCCGTGGAAGTTCTTCCCCATTCCGCTGAACGAGCCGGACCTGTTTACCGCGTCCTCGGAATGGCGACACTACATCGACACGGAACCGCATGGCCTTCGGCTCGCGACCGCGCGGTTCCTGTTTAGCAGCTTCTCGCTCGACATCTACCTGAAGCGAGCCGCGAAGTGCGTCACTGTGCCGGCGCTCCTTGCACTCGCGGAACACGATCGGATTATCGATAACGCGCAGACTGCGAACTTCGTGGCGCAATTCCCGGGGCCGACCGAAACGGTTACGTACCCCGGTGCGCACCACACACTTGAGTTTGAGCGCGAGGATCATCCCTGGCTCGCTGACGTGGTGCGTTGGGTGGAGAAGCAGTTGTAG
- a CDS encoding class I SAM-dependent methyltransferase: MTPRPSFDWLAPVYRTLERLTFGGLLHWCRTAHLDHLHERRKALIVGDGDGRFLADLLRANPNVEVDSLDISPGMIAVAQQRIATIPGAAARVRFVVADARTDALPATGYDLVVTNFVLDCFRRPELAIVVHRLASACAPNAMWVDGDFRVPRAGWARPVARLALAGMYAFFRLATRLPAGALIDPAPLIAAESFARASEVSRLGGFLSARLWTRTGPATAFGLPRAPI, from the coding sequence GTGACCCCGCGCCCGTCGTTCGACTGGCTCGCACCGGTCTACCGAACCCTCGAACGGCTCACGTTTGGTGGGTTGCTCCACTGGTGCCGAACGGCACACCTGGACCACCTCCACGAGCGCCGAAAGGCGCTGATCGTTGGTGACGGCGACGGCCGGTTCCTCGCGGATCTCTTGCGCGCGAACCCGAACGTCGAAGTCGACAGCCTCGACATCAGCCCGGGCATGATCGCGGTCGCACAACAGCGAATCGCAACGATTCCCGGCGCCGCGGCCCGGGTGCGGTTTGTGGTGGCAGACGCCCGAACGGACGCGCTTCCCGCGACCGGGTACGACCTCGTCGTTACGAATTTCGTCCTCGATTGCTTCCGCCGACCGGAACTCGCGATTGTTGTCCACCGTTTGGCGAGCGCGTGTGCGCCCAACGCGATGTGGGTGGACGGGGACTTCCGCGTGCCGCGAGCGGGATGGGCACGCCCCGTCGCGCGTCTGGCACTCGCCGGAATGTACGCCTTCTTCCGGCTCGCCACGCGACTCCCCGCCGGCGCGCTCATCGACCCGGCGCCGCTGATCGCAGCCGAGAGCTTCGCGCGCGCGAGTGAAGTGTCGCGTTTGGGCGGCTTCCTCTCCGCGCGCTTGTGGACCCGCACCGGTCCGGCCACGGCTTTCGGCCTTCCCCGCGCGCCCATCTAA
- a CDS encoding PHP domain-containing protein produces MPKHSSFTLVCSRLAQLGAPARADLHIHTTASDGEYTASQVIALARQAGLRAVAVTDHDTLASVAEAQAAAGTAIDFVPGVEISTEFAGREFHLLGYFVRTDCPELNAALATVCESRRERFRELVALLCESGVKIQADRAGLLEESTASLGRRHAARLVVASGAAKTRTEAFHRFVNPLIRKTRPKTLVPLEDAIALVHMAGGVASLAHPPPHLTDEHFDTLQKCSLDALEVVYPWGRNSPVSRLREVAARFGFVVSGGSDCHGPDPVHRRIGSHAITFEELSVLRDRAGCAVR; encoded by the coding sequence GTGCCCAAGCACTCGTCCTTCACGCTCGTCTGTAGCCGGCTCGCGCAACTCGGCGCCCCAGCACGGGCAGACCTCCACATTCACACGACCGCGAGCGACGGGGAATATACCGCGTCACAGGTCATCGCTCTCGCTCGACAGGCGGGGCTGCGAGCCGTCGCGGTCACCGACCACGACACCCTCGCGTCCGTCGCCGAAGCGCAGGCGGCCGCCGGTACCGCGATCGACTTCGTGCCGGGGGTGGAGATCAGCACCGAGTTCGCGGGGCGCGAGTTCCACCTGCTCGGTTATTTCGTGCGCACCGATTGCCCCGAACTCAACGCGGCACTCGCCACCGTGTGTGAATCGCGGCGCGAGCGGTTCCGCGAACTCGTCGCTCTCCTATGCGAGTCGGGCGTCAAAATTCAGGCGGACCGCGCGGGATTGCTGGAGGAATCGACCGCGAGCCTCGGTCGGCGCCACGCCGCGCGTTTGGTCGTCGCGAGCGGGGCTGCGAAGACTCGCACAGAAGCGTTTCATCGGTTCGTGAACCCGCTCATTCGGAAAACTCGGCCCAAAACGCTCGTTCCACTCGAAGACGCAATCGCCCTCGTTCATATGGCCGGCGGCGTCGCGTCGTTGGCCCACCCTCCCCCACACCTCACCGACGAGCACTTCGACACATTGCAAAAGTGCAGTCTGGACGCGCTCGAAGTCGTGTACCCGTGGGGCCGCAACTCGCCCGTATCGCGCTTACGCGAGGTCGCGGCGCGGTTCGGGTTCGTGGTTAGCGGTGGAAGCGATTGTCACGGTCCGGACCCGGTACACCGGCGCATCGGATCGCACGCGATCACGTTTGAGGAATTGTCCGTGCTCCGCGACCGCGCGGGATGCGCCGTTCGTTAA
- the nusB gene encoding transcription antitermination factor NusB: MARRSRAREVALQLLFQWDQNPTPVPRKAIKTFVRDRLLADAEMEAYTLKLVDGVVARKEEIDENLKAAATNWRLSRMTPVDRNVLRLGTYELLFDTTQPPLEVVINEAIELARRFGSEDSPAFVNGVLDRVGAMKKEKGKA; the protein is encoded by the coding sequence ATGGCCCGACGCTCCCGCGCCCGCGAAGTGGCTCTGCAGCTCCTATTCCAGTGGGACCAGAACCCGACCCCCGTTCCGCGCAAGGCGATCAAGACGTTCGTCCGCGACCGCTTGCTCGCCGACGCCGAGATGGAGGCGTACACCCTCAAGCTCGTCGACGGCGTCGTCGCGCGCAAAGAAGAAATCGACGAGAACCTGAAAGCCGCCGCGACCAACTGGCGCCTGTCGCGCATGACGCCCGTGGACCGGAACGTGCTCCGGCTGGGCACCTACGAACTCCTCTTTGACACCACCCAACCACCGCTGGAAGTAGTCATCAACGAGGCCATCGAACTCGCGCGCCGGTTCGGCTCCGAAGATTCTCCCGCGTTCGTGAACGGTGTGCTGGACCGCGTCGGGGCGATGAAAAAGGAAAAAGGGAAGGCGTAA
- a CDS encoding type II secretion system F family protein, translating into MLFSSSKCPLPALVEWCRAIRFSLSAGLDPVKIFKQQSKSGPRPLRSLAGEFAKKLAAGESLEDALEPHRDTFPPLFVELVAVGEQTGRLEDTFRELEQYYSATLTTQRNFRSQIAYPAIQYIAAVLIISGLIFILGILGIKMDPTGMGLTGTQGALTFLLCGAALAGGVIFVMKMAADNVRFRAKLEGTFLNVPGWGPALLAFAVLRFAVALRMCAEAGLRAETTLHYCFRATCNSRFQSGEARAVEVAKHGGELVEALDESRAPFPREFRETLVTGEETGNMSEVMERLADRYREDAERKMKTAAQVTGYAIYAMVSLMIIFFIFRIASVYLGALNGAAM; encoded by the coding sequence ATGCTCTTTTCTTCCTCGAAATGCCCGCTCCCCGCGCTCGTAGAGTGGTGCCGGGCGATCCGGTTCAGCCTCAGCGCGGGCCTCGACCCGGTGAAGATCTTCAAGCAGCAGTCGAAGTCCGGCCCGCGCCCCCTGCGATCACTCGCCGGCGAGTTCGCGAAGAAGCTCGCGGCCGGGGAATCACTGGAAGACGCACTCGAACCGCACCGCGACACGTTCCCGCCGCTGTTCGTGGAACTGGTCGCGGTGGGCGAACAGACCGGGCGCCTTGAAGACACGTTTCGGGAACTGGAGCAGTATTACTCGGCCACACTGACGACCCAACGGAACTTCCGTTCGCAGATCGCGTACCCCGCGATCCAGTACATCGCGGCTGTGCTCATCATCAGCGGACTGATCTTCATTTTGGGGATACTCGGTATCAAGATGGACCCGACCGGGATGGGACTCACGGGCACACAGGGAGCACTCACGTTCCTCCTCTGCGGCGCGGCCCTGGCGGGCGGAGTCATCTTCGTAATGAAAATGGCCGCCGATAACGTGCGGTTCCGTGCGAAACTCGAAGGCACATTCCTAAACGTACCCGGTTGGGGACCGGCACTCCTCGCGTTCGCGGTGCTCCGGTTCGCGGTGGCACTGCGGATGTGTGCCGAAGCCGGGTTGCGAGCCGAAACGACACTGCACTACTGCTTCCGCGCTACGTGTAACTCGCGTTTCCAGTCCGGCGAAGCTCGGGCCGTAGAAGTGGCCAAACACGGGGGCGAGTTGGTCGAAGCGCTCGACGAATCCCGGGCGCCGTTCCCGCGCGAGTTCCGCGAAACACTCGTTACCGGCGAAGAAACGGGCAACATGTCCGAAGTGATGGAGCGCCTCGCGGACCGCTACCGCGAGGACGCGGAGCGCAAGATGAAAACCGCGGCCCAAGTCACCGGGTACGCCATTTACGCGATGGTCTCGCTGATGATTATCTTCTTCATCTTCCGCATCGCCAGCGTTTACTTGGGTGCGCTCAACGGCGCAGCGATGTAA
- a CDS encoding LOG family protein, whose product MKSVCVFCGSSPGNKPVYADTARELGRALAAHGLTLVYGGGRVGLMGEVASAALTAGGAVVGVIPHSLALKEIAQEDCTELVVVNTMHERKALMADRTDAFVALPGGYGTCDELFEILTWGQLGIHRKPVAILNTNGFFTPLLAWLDHVVTEGLLKPKHRALLLVADTVPELLAKLTSWVPAEPTTKWVEPEER is encoded by the coding sequence GTGAAAAGTGTTTGTGTGTTTTGCGGTTCGTCCCCGGGCAACAAACCCGTCTACGCGGACACAGCCCGCGAACTCGGGCGCGCCCTCGCTGCTCATGGCCTGACTTTGGTGTACGGCGGCGGGCGCGTGGGGCTGATGGGTGAAGTCGCGAGTGCGGCACTGACGGCTGGGGGTGCTGTCGTGGGTGTGATTCCTCACTCTTTAGCACTAAAAGAAATCGCCCAGGAAGACTGCACGGAACTGGTTGTGGTGAACACGATGCACGAGCGGAAGGCACTCATGGCCGACCGTACCGACGCATTCGTTGCGCTCCCCGGTGGTTACGGTACCTGTGACGAACTGTTCGAGATCCTCACCTGGGGACAACTCGGCATCCACCGCAAACCGGTCGCGATTCTGAACACGAACGGGTTCTTCACGCCGCTACTCGCGTGGCTCGACCACGTCGTTACAGAAGGTTTACTCAAACCGAAGCACCGCGCCCTTCTCCTCGTCGCGGACACGGTACCGGAGTTGCTCGCGAAACTGACCTCGTGGGTTCCGGCGGAGCCCACGACGAAATGGGTCGAACCCGAGGAACGGTAA
- a CDS encoding cation:proton antiporter — MSTPFATSEIVESLIKLDVEQLLLPVLVQLVVIIAAARTFGALARRLGQPSVVGEIVAGLLLGPSLLGWLYPELFTGLFRPALGEVPQPLADAVLPKIFTVIAQFGLIFLLFLVGLEFEFEHVRSHGRAAVLISIAGIAAPFALGAGLAQLVHPHLEPHPKAGPVSLLGLTLFLGIALSITAIPVLGRIMMELHITRTRLGAITITAAAVDDAIGWILLASVAAVVKSNFDPLETLRMAGLTVGFALVMWFVVRPVLVRYFAFSLRENRGRLSATGLAVLLVSVLLASVATNLIGIFSVFGAFLLGAVLSDQAELRHAAHAKLLDIVTSFFVPVFFTYTGLRTDVTALHGTAMWIICGAVTVAAMAGKLAGCGLAARLSGFSWKESGIIGAMMNARGLMALIAINLGYELGVVPRSLFCVLVIMALVTTVLTTPLLLWLRKGTEIEEPIARSGFLGANFTAESTENAEKAQSAVS; from the coding sequence ATGAGCACCCCGTTCGCAACAAGCGAGATCGTCGAATCGCTCATCAAACTGGACGTCGAGCAACTCCTGCTGCCGGTACTCGTTCAGTTAGTCGTGATTATTGCAGCGGCACGAACGTTCGGGGCATTGGCACGGCGACTCGGTCAACCGAGTGTGGTCGGCGAGATCGTTGCCGGCCTTTTGCTCGGCCCGTCCTTACTCGGGTGGCTGTACCCGGAACTCTTCACCGGCCTCTTTCGCCCAGCTCTCGGCGAAGTACCACAACCTCTCGCAGACGCGGTGCTTCCCAAGATCTTCACCGTGATCGCACAGTTCGGGCTGATCTTCCTCCTGTTTCTGGTGGGACTGGAGTTCGAGTTCGAGCACGTCCGCTCGCACGGGCGCGCCGCTGTGCTGATCTCGATTGCCGGTATCGCGGCGCCGTTCGCGTTGGGTGCGGGGCTGGCGCAACTCGTTCACCCGCACCTGGAACCGCACCCCAAAGCCGGGCCGGTGTCGCTGCTCGGTCTCACACTCTTCCTCGGAATCGCGCTTTCCATCACCGCGATCCCGGTGCTCGGTCGGATCATGATGGAACTGCACATCACGCGCACGCGACTCGGTGCGATCACCATCACGGCTGCTGCCGTGGACGATGCAATCGGCTGGATTCTGCTCGCAAGCGTCGCGGCTGTAGTGAAATCCAATTTTGACCCGCTCGAAACACTCCGGATGGCCGGACTGACGGTCGGCTTCGCTCTCGTAATGTGGTTTGTCGTGCGCCCGGTGCTGGTGCGATACTTCGCGTTCTCGTTGCGCGAGAACCGCGGGCGGCTCAGCGCAACGGGTCTTGCAGTGTTACTCGTCAGCGTGCTGCTCGCATCCGTCGCGACGAACCTGATTGGCATTTTCTCAGTCTTTGGCGCGTTCCTGCTCGGCGCGGTGTTGTCGGACCAGGCCGAACTCCGACACGCCGCGCACGCGAAGCTGCTCGACATCGTCACGTCGTTCTTCGTGCCAGTGTTCTTCACTTACACCGGACTGCGTACCGACGTCACGGCGCTGCACGGCACCGCGATGTGGATCATTTGCGGCGCAGTAACCGTCGCTGCGATGGCGGGGAAACTGGCCGGATGCGGGCTAGCGGCCCGGCTGAGCGGGTTCAGTTGGAAAGAATCCGGGATCATTGGCGCGATGATGAACGCCCGCGGGCTGATGGCACTGATCGCTATCAACCTCGGTTACGAACTGGGTGTAGTGCCACGCAGTCTATTCTGTGTGCTCGTCATCATGGCGCTGGTGACAACCGTGCTCACGACGCCGCTGTTGTTGTGGCTCCGAAAGGGTACGGAAATCGAAGAACCGATCGCACGCAGCGGGTTCTTGGGCGCGAATTTCACCGCAGAGAGCACCGAGAACGCGGAGAAGGCGCAGAGCGCGGTCAGTTAG
- a CDS encoding C-terminal binding protein — MPRFRVVVADFLADALAPERELLGDIADVVALNATSEADMIGHIETADAVMLYHNIAITKETITRLQNCKLIVRCGVGFDNVDHRLARTKGIPVANVPDYGTEEVADSAIGMMLTLTRGINFFNNRLQRKSGDWSYMQGTPLVRLRGRVFGVIGLGRIGTAAALRAKALGMDVAFYDPHKQDGYDKANGIRRVEKLDDLFRQSFVLSVHCPLTEETRHIVGARGIGLMPDGSYLVNTARGATVDATAIPAAIRSGKLQGAAIDVLPIEPPLADHPLLVAWRDPADPCYDRVILNPHSAFYSEEGLLDMRVKGAQACRRALLGEPLRNIVN, encoded by the coding sequence ATGCCCCGTTTCCGTGTCGTTGTTGCGGATTTTTTGGCCGATGCGCTCGCCCCTGAGCGCGAACTTCTCGGCGACATCGCCGACGTCGTTGCCCTGAACGCGACCTCCGAGGCCGACATGATCGGCCACATCGAGACCGCCGACGCGGTGATGCTGTACCACAACATCGCTATTACGAAGGAAACGATCACGCGGTTGCAGAACTGCAAGCTGATCGTGCGGTGCGGGGTCGGGTTCGATAACGTGGACCACCGGCTGGCCCGCACGAAGGGCATTCCGGTCGCGAACGTGCCCGACTACGGCACGGAAGAGGTCGCGGACTCAGCCATCGGCATGATGCTCACGCTCACGCGCGGGATCAACTTCTTCAACAACCGCCTCCAGCGCAAATCCGGCGACTGGAGCTACATGCAGGGGACGCCGCTGGTGCGCCTCCGCGGGCGCGTCTTCGGAGTGATCGGCCTCGGGCGCATCGGGACCGCCGCGGCTCTCCGCGCGAAGGCTCTCGGGATGGACGTCGCGTTCTACGACCCGCACAAGCAGGACGGCTACGATAAGGCCAATGGGATTCGCCGGGTGGAGAAGCTCGACGACCTGTTCCGCCAGTCGTTCGTGCTCAGCGTTCACTGCCCACTGACCGAAGAGACCCGACACATCGTGGGCGCCCGCGGTATTGGGCTCATGCCGGACGGTTCTTACCTGGTGAACACGGCACGCGGCGCCACTGTGGACGCGACCGCGATTCCGGCCGCGATTCGATCCGGGAAGCTCCAGGGAGCGGCCATCGACGTACTCCCGATCGAGCCGCCGCTCGCGGATCACCCGTTGCTCGTGGCGTGGCGTGACCCGGCCGACCCGTGCTACGACCGCGTCATTCTCAACCCGCACTCCGCGTTCTACTCGGAGGAGGGGCTGCTCGACATGCGCGTGAAGGGCGCCCAAGCGTGCCGCCGGGCGCTACTCGGGGAACCGCTGCGGAACATTGTGAACTGA
- a CDS encoding dipeptide epimerase has protein sequence MRVVELEVRHVRVALRRKVTHASHVRTETDNVVVRCKLNDGSVGYGEGVPRDYVTGETIDFSFDLLKRSDVAKQLDTDAENFVQAVHLAERLKLAPQASDDRGILGNAARCALELAVLDAFGRAFGEPLTRVTELVAPELYKFRDRVQYSGVIGNPRGWKKRLYPLVYRLAGFKQVKLKVGIEGQDDVKRTKTMRRWLGRKIDLRIDANEAWAPTEVADRIRELEPFGITSVEQPVRHEDVACLTDVRKQVKTPVMLDESLCGMVDAERAARGGWCDLFNLRLSKCGGFIPSLRLAQYAKQHNLGYQLGCQVGETAILSAAGRHFAASVDDIRYLEGSYDRHLVWESLAVDDLTFQRTGWAPALISSGLGFALDSARLDWVTKRKETLLG, from the coding sequence ATGCGCGTTGTTGAACTTGAGGTCCGGCACGTTCGCGTCGCGTTGCGGCGAAAGGTCACGCACGCAAGTCACGTCCGCACCGAGACGGATAACGTCGTTGTGCGGTGTAAGCTCAACGACGGCAGCGTCGGCTACGGTGAGGGCGTCCCACGCGACTACGTGACCGGCGAGACGATCGATTTCTCGTTCGACCTGCTCAAGCGATCGGACGTGGCGAAGCAACTCGACACCGACGCCGAGAACTTCGTTCAGGCGGTTCACCTCGCGGAACGGCTCAAACTCGCGCCGCAAGCGAGCGACGACCGCGGGATTCTCGGCAACGCGGCCCGCTGTGCGCTGGAACTGGCGGTACTCGATGCGTTCGGGCGAGCTTTCGGCGAACCGCTCACGCGGGTCACGGAACTCGTGGCGCCGGAACTCTACAAGTTCCGCGATCGCGTGCAGTACAGCGGCGTCATCGGGAACCCGCGCGGCTGGAAGAAGCGCCTGTACCCGCTCGTGTACCGGCTCGCGGGGTTCAAACAGGTCAAACTGAAGGTCGGGATCGAAGGCCAGGACGATGTGAAGCGGACGAAGACGATGCGCCGCTGGCTGGGCCGCAAGATTGATCTGCGTATCGACGCGAACGAAGCCTGGGCGCCGACCGAAGTTGCGGATCGTATCCGCGAACTGGAGCCGTTCGGCATCACGAGCGTCGAACAACCGGTGCGACACGAGGACGTTGCGTGTCTCACGGACGTGCGCAAGCAAGTGAAGACGCCAGTCATGCTCGACGAATCGCTTTGCGGCATGGTGGACGCCGAGCGCGCGGCACGCGGTGGGTGGTGCGACCTGTTCAATCTGCGGCTCTCGAAATGCGGCGGGTTCATTCCCAGTTTGCGCCTCGCGCAGTACGCGAAGCAGCACAACCTCGGTTATCAGCTCGGGTGCCAGGTTGGTGAAACGGCGATTCTCAGTGCGGCGGGTCGGCACTTTGCGGCGAGCGTGGACGACATTCGATACCTGGAAGGCAGCTACGACCGACACCTGGTGTGGGAGTCACTCGCGGTCGATGACCTCACGTTCCAGCGCACGGGATGGGCGCCCGCGCTGATCAGCAGCGGACTCGGGTTCGCGCTCGACTCGGCCCGGCTCGATTGGGTCACCAAGCGCAAGGAGACGCTGCTTGGGTGA
- a CDS encoding thioester domain-containing protein translates to MKLRLLVAVGAVAGFLFLSPRASAELITLQLDHTVPSTVSVNLGGTPISNVAPGPFSWSDKNDPPNSSFSSPIATFCIELTGTITVGGTYVFGVYAPEDAPTIGSADKANAIRALYGNFYNSAWTNPSFKGDNESKAFQLALWELVHETDATKTVSSGNFQTTSTAATRANEMLNGLAGGLDKYNNSDYELVALIAPAPGAKDQTPGQDQLAVRPKSVPAPPAALLAGIGGMIFMGCSRLKRRLTPSTT, encoded by the coding sequence ATGAAACTCCGCCTACTTGTGGCGGTCGGCGCGGTTGCCGGGTTCCTGTTTCTGTCGCCCCGCGCGTCCGCTGAACTGATTACCCTCCAACTCGATCACACGGTTCCGAGCACTGTTAGTGTGAATTTGGGTGGGACACCTATTTCCAATGTGGCCCCGGGACCGTTTTCTTGGTCAGACAAGAACGATCCGCCGAATTCGAGTTTCTCGTCGCCGATCGCGACCTTTTGCATCGAGCTTACCGGCACAATTACTGTAGGTGGCACTTACGTTTTCGGGGTTTATGCCCCGGAAGATGCCCCGACCATCGGGAGCGCAGATAAAGCTAACGCGATCCGTGCTCTTTACGGGAACTTCTACAACTCTGCTTGGACGAACCCTTCATTTAAGGGTGACAACGAGTCGAAGGCATTTCAACTCGCGCTGTGGGAACTGGTTCACGAGACCGACGCGACAAAGACGGTCAGTTCCGGTAACTTCCAGACGACCAGCACAGCCGCGACGCGCGCCAATGAGATGCTCAACGGTCTGGCGGGCGGATTGGATAAGTACAACAACTCGGATTACGAGCTGGTTGCATTAATCGCTCCGGCTCCGGGTGCGAAAGACCAAACGCCCGGTCAGGACCAACTCGCTGTTCGACCCAAGTCGGTACCCGCTCCGCCTGCTGCGCTACTCGCGGGTATCGGGGGCATGATCTTTATGGGATGCTCTCGACTCAAACGACGTCTGACTCCGAGCACTACCTGA
- a CDS encoding TlpA disulfide reductase family protein: MRKLFALAVLTGLIAPASGQDTKPKADPPKKPEATLKFGDKAPPVKATKWLQGAEVKEFAAGKTYVMEFWATWCGPCIVMMPHMGELQSQYKDKGVTFIGFSAKDPNNTLEKVQALVEKRGPKLGYTFAFADNRETYDDWMKAAGQGGIPCCFVVDKAGKIAYIGHPMYLDVVLPKVVDGKWTEADLAGIKTIEEEVNAVFKATGDKDPEVFLKALRDFETKHPELAAIPYFHSARLGSLVKMKKTDEVKKVSEALIAKALKADDVGLANTVTRTLVLFPDAVANKDLYPTALKSAEAGLKLAGEKDPVALFFLAEATFLSGDKAKAKELGAKAVANADGPLKSDIETRVKRYEDEKKEEKKQEK; this comes from the coding sequence GTGCGCAAACTGTTCGCTCTCGCCGTGCTCACGGGGCTGATTGCCCCCGCTTCGGGGCAGGACACGAAGCCAAAGGCTGATCCGCCCAAGAAGCCAGAAGCGACGCTCAAATTTGGCGACAAGGCGCCCCCGGTGAAGGCCACCAAGTGGCTCCAGGGTGCCGAAGTCAAAGAATTCGCTGCCGGCAAGACCTATGTGATGGAGTTCTGGGCCACGTGGTGCGGCCCGTGCATCGTCATGATGCCGCACATGGGTGAACTGCAATCGCAGTACAAGGACAAGGGCGTCACGTTCATTGGGTTCAGCGCGAAAGACCCGAACAACACGCTCGAAAAGGTCCAGGCGCTCGTCGAGAAGCGCGGCCCGAAGCTCGGGTACACCTTCGCCTTTGCCGACAACCGCGAGACCTACGACGACTGGATGAAGGCCGCCGGGCAGGGCGGCATCCCGTGCTGCTTCGTGGTCGATAAGGCGGGCAAGATCGCGTACATCGGCCACCCGATGTATCTCGACGTGGTGCTGCCGAAAGTCGTCGACGGGAAGTGGACCGAAGCCGACCTCGCCGGCATCAAGACCATCGAAGAAGAAGTTAACGCGGTCTTCAAGGCGACCGGCGACAAGGACCCCGAAGTGTTCCTCAAAGCGCTGCGCGACTTCGAAACGAAGCACCCGGAACTCGCCGCGATCCCGTACTTCCACAGCGCGCGTCTCGGCTCGCTGGTGAAGATGAAGAAGACCGACGAGGTAAAGAAGGTCTCTGAAGCACTGATCGCCAAGGCGCTCAAGGCCGACGACGTCGGGTTGGCCAACACCGTCACCCGCACGCTGGTCCTGTTCCCGGACGCGGTTGCCAACAAAGACCTGTACCCGACCGCGCTGAAGTCGGCCGAAGCCGGGCTGAAGTTGGCTGGCGAGAAAGACCCGGTCGCTCTGTTCTTCCTGGCCGAAGCCACCTTCCTGAGCGGAGACAAGGCTAAAGCCAAAGAACTCGGGGCAAAAGCCGTGGCTAACGCCGACGGACCGTTAAAATCGGACATTGAAACCCGTGTCAAACGGTACGAGGACGAGAAAAAGGAAGAAAAGAAGCAAGAGAAGTAG
- a CDS encoding DUF309 domain-containing protein, which produces MKTAPVSGDLAARMILSVYPMSDAPDIPDPRFLAGVELFNRREFFDAHEVWEDL; this is translated from the coding sequence ATGAAGACGGCGCCGGTGAGTGGCGATCTCGCGGCGCGGATGATCCTTTCGGTATACCCGATGTCCGACGCGCCCGACATACCCGACCCGCGGTTCCTGGCGGGAGTTGAGCTGTTTAACCGGCGCGAGTTCTTCGACGCGCACGAGGTATGGGAAGACTTGTAG
- a CDS encoding FHA domain-containing protein — MAEGQLGELVPVGGGDAIPLVNDVMTIGRRESCDICLRFQNISGSHCELSLRNGIWHLRDLNSTNGVKVNGERTLRRPLRPGDEIDIAKHKYIIQYRLSAGVKLEDIFEEEDNVFGQSLMEKAGLEKPKDAAQKRK; from the coding sequence ATGGCAGAGGGCCAACTCGGGGAACTCGTTCCGGTGGGTGGCGGCGACGCGATCCCGCTCGTTAACGACGTGATGACCATCGGCCGGCGCGAATCCTGCGACATCTGCTTACGGTTCCAGAACATCTCCGGATCACACTGCGAACTATCCCTGCGCAACGGTATCTGGCACCTGCGTGACCTGAACAGTACCAACGGCGTGAAGGTGAACGGTGAGCGCACCCTCCGTCGCCCGCTGCGGCCCGGCGACGAAATCGACATCGCCAAGCACAAATACATCATCCAGTACCGACTCAGCGCCGGTGTGAAACTCGAAGACATCTTCGAGGAAGAAGACAACGTGTTTGGCCAATCCCTCATGGAAAAGGCCGGTCTCGAAAAGCCGAAAGATGCGGCCCAGAAGCGCAAGTAA